A single window of Kitasatospora sp. HUAS MG31 DNA harbors:
- a CDS encoding ABC transporter substrate-binding protein, which produces MRSRVLCGVAAAVALLATGCGSDGGATSGATSGDASPAAPTAPAAAAAFPVKVTDCAGKETVFDAAPKKIVTSNASSLEMLLQLGVGDRVIGTGFPPGKGSLPAAVADQGAKVPVLGDMVIPKEKLLGSGADLYVETFADMGGMGGGMGSTPTDQEYRAAGIKRVFLHSTACAAMAQGPQQDLSGVEADIMRLGQVTGTSAKADELVAGMEKTAGAVKTAVAGIAADKRPGYFFFDFDAGTKQPIAVCGKQVANAVITLAGARNVFADCDGDFKPVSWEEVVGRNPDWIQLGVRNKGSEAENTKAFDEAEKFLREFPATKGLKAVQEGHFLRIGSEVTTIAGTRNADTVQQIARTVHPDLVKDGQ; this is translated from the coding sequence ATGCGTTCTCGCGTGTTGTGCGGCGTGGCTGCCGCGGTCGCCCTGCTCGCCACCGGCTGTGGCAGCGACGGCGGCGCCACATCCGGCGCCACATCCGGCGACGCGAGCCCGGCCGCGCCGACCGCCCCGGCCGCGGCTGCCGCGTTCCCCGTCAAGGTCACGGACTGCGCCGGCAAGGAGACGGTCTTCGACGCGGCCCCGAAGAAGATCGTCACCAGCAACGCGTCCAGCCTGGAGATGCTGCTGCAGCTGGGCGTCGGTGACAGGGTGATCGGCACCGGCTTCCCGCCCGGCAAGGGCAGCCTTCCGGCCGCCGTCGCCGACCAGGGCGCCAAGGTGCCGGTCCTCGGGGACATGGTGATCCCCAAGGAGAAGCTCCTCGGCTCCGGCGCCGACCTGTACGTCGAGACCTTCGCCGACATGGGCGGCATGGGCGGCGGCATGGGAAGCACCCCGACCGACCAGGAGTACCGGGCCGCCGGGATCAAGCGCGTCTTCCTGCACTCCACCGCCTGCGCGGCGATGGCCCAGGGTCCCCAGCAGGACCTCTCCGGGGTCGAGGCCGACATCATGCGCCTCGGCCAGGTCACCGGCACCTCCGCCAAGGCCGACGAGCTCGTGGCCGGCATGGAGAAGACGGCCGGCGCCGTCAAGACGGCCGTCGCGGGCATCGCCGCCGACAAGCGGCCCGGTTACTTCTTCTTCGACTTCGACGCCGGCACCAAGCAGCCGATCGCCGTCTGCGGGAAGCAGGTCGCCAACGCCGTGATCACCCTGGCCGGCGCCCGCAACGTGTTCGCCGACTGCGACGGCGACTTCAAGCCCGTCTCCTGGGAGGAGGTCGTCGGAAGGAACCCCGACTGGATCCAGCTCGGCGTGCGCAACAAGGGCAGCGAGGCCGAGAACACGAAGGCCTTCGACGAGGCCGAGAAGTTCCTGCGCGAGTTCCCCGCCACCAAGGGCCTCAAGGCCGTCCAGGAAGGCCACTTCCTGCGGATCGGCTCCGAGGTGACCACCATCGCCGGCACCCGGAACGCCGACACCGTGCAGCAGATCGCCCGCACCGTCCACCCGGACCTGGTCAAGGACGGGCAGTAG